Proteins found in one Pyrus communis chromosome 15, drPyrComm1.1, whole genome shotgun sequence genomic segment:
- the LOC137717840 gene encoding protein EMBRYONIC FLOWER 1-like isoform X2: MEKGLLIDNNHKRNDPIIASKTVGSFVKIDSISIDLPDANDKSSSHAGNCEHFTIRGYVAEVRKKNWKLCCPFPLDGELDKFDQEPTSLLPPLDPPKFRRWSCQNCVLESGSESIARDHGTDIRIGSDSNNKYAQVPHHSDAPLLLLDSEQGSISKTVDGKRVEAHVSVDGIVNEQHRSSSPFDKKEGRHEVAPTAITVNKNVLDDYASHEMPRLNSVEAEVDPKRTQERHKEAVNLEGNGSVEVWKSGCEIRDDTNIKLHFSNNKLFWNKNLTQNSEAEHRPSAEENHKESMNASGTCKIVGTVDRAGDATKGQTNINHPLHDCDYASSENLDKSSSLNRKNGRKVRMRLLSELGDAKPDCFRTEDSPSNRISNTSGAGTVSQGQVSVQESARVDLGENNKRKLPEEEEQRSQGTSLPKSLNRKVRTSKRDEETTRRVEDSELEEDAVARISLQADMRSNWNRSEIERILAVGKKKIMKSNDIGVCSSLVPPKDVVPIEALDKVGSSSKGNATTIAFSIPAYDASTVREKDQIALPAPKAGRKSGSCKRKDKMPEVDNGLASLFPWPTKGPNTRKDAEFMQTGHPFHRAEDSPAEKGLDLSLNSYLSAQRDDRKSIPQSEDGFPSWSTRKDGTGKLDEFIRKNAEANANLNRLPKPVSNAFSGKIGHDDRSSNFFTYSMPIPNEKQNYRSQVEGSLLQQMDISHARNKDKIIEVPKNSAVTVSRKDSNHRAEKTSHKGAADDIPMEIVEFMAKNHYERNQKALEAGINSRNVQVHSYGFGNLRILEETGEKRKPQARKAKDGATARKNVGPSKQKLVDFSTYIPEKDTFRLDQMHCPTGFNAFSQPKKKMSTREQFPAAGYSSCSCAQNCKWNGDMMSHGLSNSSLRPSVPQSKEEAARLWSPAMPAQTPLTHYNPQKCAAQPSNVDMLSHPPGSLHKGNFHGDYGLKLFNLNATNLEKHSEGVGSEPFSRTNAEYSFTGKRNGTEPPKSSAGSFDLYSNETIPAMHLLSLMDAGMQSSPPFSIAGNPKFSKRPIDFYSKEYSVVDAGGYKVTDTMKHQSSSCCGKNHIFERSLDLFPMNPGGTSTSSYPKGFKRAAVENRGSRSQNSAFKGGVLGKNHGTIPVMHKGLSTLADSTMFPQDHHNTEYPMLQKLDTHKANGAMRPPRSSPNSLICTINKNPAEFSLPEDGNEYMISGKDLKVGKQRHGLVQVDQNKQLKKRKQTTGKGRAQQ; encoded by the exons ATGGAGAAGGGTCTTCTGATCGACAATAATCATAAGAGGAATGATCCTATTATTGCTTCCAAGACGGTGGGATCATTTGTTAAAATTGATTCAATATCTATAGATCTTCCTGATGCTAATGACAAGAGTAGCAGCCATGCGGGAAACTGCGAGCATTTCACTATACG TGGTTATGTAGCTGAAGTTCGCAAAAAGAATTGGAAGCTTTGTTGTCCATTTCCTCTGGATGGTGAGTTGGACAAGTTTGATCAGGAGCCAACATCCTTGCTTCCTCCTTTGGATCCTCCAAAATTCAGAAGGTGGTCTTGCCAGAATTGCGTGCTGGAAAGTGGTTCTGAGAGTATTGCAAGAGATCATGGTACAGACATTCGTATTGGATCTGATTCCAATAACAAGTATGCTCAGGTCCCACACCACAGTGATGCTCCACTGCTTCTGTTAGATTCTGAGCAAGGTTCAATTTCAAAAACTGTTGATGGAAAAAGAGTTGAAGCTCATGTTTCTGTCGATGGAATTGTCAATGAGCAACATCGTTCGTCATCTCCTTTtgataagaaagaagggaggCATGAAGTTGCACCCACTGCCATCACAG TGAATAAGAATGTCTTAGATGATTATGCGAGTCATGAAATGCCGAGACTCAATTCTGTTGAGGCAGAAGTTGACCCAAAAAGGACGCAGGAGAGACATAAAG AAGCAGTAAATTTGGAGGGCAATGGATCTGTTGAAGTCTGGAAATCAGGATGTGAAATTCGTGATGATACCAACATTAAGCTCCATTTCTCGAACAACAAATTATTCTGGAATAAGAACCTCACCCAGAATAGTGAAGCCGAGCACCGACCTTCTGCAGAAGAAAATCACAAGGAGTCAATGAATGCCTCTGGGACATGTAAGATAGTCGGAACTGTTGACAGGGCAGGTGATGCTACCAAGGGCCAGACCAACATTAATCATCCTCTGCATGACTGTGATTATGCATCATCTGAAAATCTTGATAAGTCAAGTAGTTTGAATCGTAAGAATGGTAGGAAGGTGCGTATGCGTCTGCTGAGTGAGTTGGGTGATGCAAAGCCTGATTGCTTCAGGACAGAAGATTCTCCATCCAACAGAATTAGTAATACATCTGGGGCAGGAACTGTTTCCCAAGGTCAGGTGTCTGTCCAAGAAAGTGCTAGAGTGGATCTTGGTGAGAATAACAAAAGGAAATTGCCTGAGGAAGAGGAACAGAGAAGCCAAGGGACGAGCcttccaaaaagtttgaatagaAAAGTTAGGACTTCCAAGAGAGATGAAGAAACCACCAGACGCGTTGAGGACTCTGAATTAGAAGAAGATGCAGTTGCCAGAATATCTTTGCAGGCAGATATGAGGAGCAACTGGAATAGATCTGAAATTGAACGAATCCTGGCTGTTGGTaagaagaaaattatgaaatccAATGATATTGGTGTATGTTCATCCTTAGTCCCACCCAAAGATGTTGTGCCAATAGAAGCGCTAGACAAAGTTGGAAGTTCAAGTAAAGGTAATGCTACTACAATTGCTTTTTCTATTCCTGCGTATGATGCATCCACAGTTAGAGAGAAAGATCAAATTGCTTTGCCTGCCCCAAAAGCAGGTAGAAAGTCTGGTTCCTGTAAGCGGAAAGACAAGATGCCAGAAGTTGATAATGGACTGGCTTCTCTATTTCCTTGGCCCACGAAAGGCCCAAATACAAGGAAAGATGCAGAATTCATGCAAACTGGGCATCCATTTCATCGGGCAGAGGACTCACCCGCTGAAAAAGGGTTGGATCTTTCTCTTAACAGCTATTTGTCTGCTCAAAGAGATGACAGGAAATCTATTCCTCAATCTGAAGATGGATTTCCTTCCTGGTCAACTCGGAAAGATGGCACCGGCAAACTAGATGAGTTTATTAGGAAAAATGCGGAAGCCAACGCAAATCTGAACAGACTTCCTAAACCTGTTTCAAAtgcattttctgggaaaataggACATGATGATCGCAGTAGTAATTTTTTCACCTACAGCATGCCTATCCCGAATGAGAAGCAAAACTATCGCTCCCAGGTTGAAGGGAGTTTGTTGCAGCAAATG GATATTTCTCATGCAAGAAACAAGGACAAAATCATTGAGGTTCCGAAAAATTCAGCTGTGACTGTTAGTAGGAAAGATAGCAACCATAGAGCTGAAAAGACGTCTCATAAGGGAGCTGCAGATGACATACCGATGGAAATTGTTGAATTCATGGCAAAAAATCATTATGAGAGAAATCAGAAAGCTTTGGAAGCAGGCATTAATTCAAGGAATGTTCAGGTGCATAGTTATGGCTTTGGAAACTTAAGAATATTAGAGGAAACTGGTGAGAAACGAAAACCTCAGGCAAGAAAGGCAAAAGATGGTGCAACAGCAAGAAAAAATGTGGGACCTTCCAAACAAAAGTTAGTTGACTTTTCTACTTATATCCCCGAAAAAGACACATTTCGTCTTGATCAAATGCATTGCCCTACAGGGTTTAATGCATTCAGTCAGCCTAAAAAgaagatgagtactcgagagcaatttCCTGCTGCTGGTTACAGCAGCTGTAGTTGTGCTCAAAATTGCAAATGGAATGGAGATATGATGAGCCATGGGTTGTCAAATTCTAGCTTGCGTCCGTCTGTTCCACAATCAAAGGAAGAAGCAGCTCGCTTATGGTCACCTGCAATGCCAGCTCAAACTCCCTTAACGCATTACAATCCTCAAAAGTGTGCAGCTCAGCCGTCTAATGTCGATATGCTTTCACACCCTCCAGGCTCGCTGCATAAGGGGAATTTCCATGGTGATTATGGCctgaaattatttaatttaaatgctACCAACCTGGAAAAGCATAGTGAAGGTGTTGGTTCTGAACCTTTCAGCAGAACAAATGCAGAGTACTCATTCACTGGCAAACGTAATGGGACTGAGCCTCCTAAGAGTTCAGCGGGTTCTTTTGATCTATATTCCAATGAAACCATACCAGCAATGCATTTGCTCAGCCTCATGGATGCAGGTATGCAGTCAAGTCCGCCCTTCAGCATTGCTGGAAACCCGAAATTTTCCAAGAGGCCCATTGATTTTTACTCCAAGGAGTATTCTGTGGTGGATGCTGGTGGTTATAAGGTTACTGATACCATGAAGCACCAATCATCCAGTTGTTGCGgcaaaaatcacatttttgaGAGGTCTCTTGACCTTTTTCCTATGAATCCTGGTGGTACATCTACCTCTTCTTATCCTAAAGGATTCAAAAGGGCTGCCGTAGAAAATAGAGGCTCCAGATCCCAGAATTCTGCATTTAAAGGTGGTGTTTTGGGCAAAAATCACGGAACTATCCCTGTTATGCACAAAGGACTCTCTACGCTGGCTGATTCTACGATGTTTCCCCAGGACCACCACAACACTGAATATCCAATGCTGCAGAAATTGGATACTCATAAAGCTAATGGGGCCATGAGGCCTCCAAGGAGCAGTCCCAATTCTTTAATCTGCACTATAAACAAAAACCCAGCTGAGTTTAGCTTGCCAGAAGATGGCAATGAGTACATGATTAGCGGGAAAGACTTAAAAGTTGGGAAGCAGAGGCACGGCCTCGTGCAAGTAGATCAGAACAAGCAGCTGAAGAAGAGGAAACAGACTACAGGAAAAGGACGCGCACAACAATGA
- the LOC137717840 gene encoding protein EMBRYONIC FLOWER 1-like isoform X1, translating into MEKGLLIDNNHKRNDPIIASKTVGSFVKIDSISIDLPDANDKSSSHAGNCEHFTIRGYVAEVRKKNWKLCCPFPLDGELDKFDQEPTSLLPPLDPPKFRRWSCQNCVLESGSESIARDHGTDIRIGSDSNNKYAQVPHHSDAPLLLLDSEQGSISKTVDGKRVEAHVSVDGIVNEQHRSSSPFDKKEGRHEVAPTAITVNKNVLDDYASHEMPRLNSVEAEVDPKRTQERHKAEAVNLEGNGSVEVWKSGCEIRDDTNIKLHFSNNKLFWNKNLTQNSEAEHRPSAEENHKESMNASGTCKIVGTVDRAGDATKGQTNINHPLHDCDYASSENLDKSSSLNRKNGRKVRMRLLSELGDAKPDCFRTEDSPSNRISNTSGAGTVSQGQVSVQESARVDLGENNKRKLPEEEEQRSQGTSLPKSLNRKVRTSKRDEETTRRVEDSELEEDAVARISLQADMRSNWNRSEIERILAVGKKKIMKSNDIGVCSSLVPPKDVVPIEALDKVGSSSKGNATTIAFSIPAYDASTVREKDQIALPAPKAGRKSGSCKRKDKMPEVDNGLASLFPWPTKGPNTRKDAEFMQTGHPFHRAEDSPAEKGLDLSLNSYLSAQRDDRKSIPQSEDGFPSWSTRKDGTGKLDEFIRKNAEANANLNRLPKPVSNAFSGKIGHDDRSSNFFTYSMPIPNEKQNYRSQVEGSLLQQMDISHARNKDKIIEVPKNSAVTVSRKDSNHRAEKTSHKGAADDIPMEIVEFMAKNHYERNQKALEAGINSRNVQVHSYGFGNLRILEETGEKRKPQARKAKDGATARKNVGPSKQKLVDFSTYIPEKDTFRLDQMHCPTGFNAFSQPKKKMSTREQFPAAGYSSCSCAQNCKWNGDMMSHGLSNSSLRPSVPQSKEEAARLWSPAMPAQTPLTHYNPQKCAAQPSNVDMLSHPPGSLHKGNFHGDYGLKLFNLNATNLEKHSEGVGSEPFSRTNAEYSFTGKRNGTEPPKSSAGSFDLYSNETIPAMHLLSLMDAGMQSSPPFSIAGNPKFSKRPIDFYSKEYSVVDAGGYKVTDTMKHQSSSCCGKNHIFERSLDLFPMNPGGTSTSSYPKGFKRAAVENRGSRSQNSAFKGGVLGKNHGTIPVMHKGLSTLADSTMFPQDHHNTEYPMLQKLDTHKANGAMRPPRSSPNSLICTINKNPAEFSLPEDGNEYMISGKDLKVGKQRHGLVQVDQNKQLKKRKQTTGKGRAQQ; encoded by the exons ATGGAGAAGGGTCTTCTGATCGACAATAATCATAAGAGGAATGATCCTATTATTGCTTCCAAGACGGTGGGATCATTTGTTAAAATTGATTCAATATCTATAGATCTTCCTGATGCTAATGACAAGAGTAGCAGCCATGCGGGAAACTGCGAGCATTTCACTATACG TGGTTATGTAGCTGAAGTTCGCAAAAAGAATTGGAAGCTTTGTTGTCCATTTCCTCTGGATGGTGAGTTGGACAAGTTTGATCAGGAGCCAACATCCTTGCTTCCTCCTTTGGATCCTCCAAAATTCAGAAGGTGGTCTTGCCAGAATTGCGTGCTGGAAAGTGGTTCTGAGAGTATTGCAAGAGATCATGGTACAGACATTCGTATTGGATCTGATTCCAATAACAAGTATGCTCAGGTCCCACACCACAGTGATGCTCCACTGCTTCTGTTAGATTCTGAGCAAGGTTCAATTTCAAAAACTGTTGATGGAAAAAGAGTTGAAGCTCATGTTTCTGTCGATGGAATTGTCAATGAGCAACATCGTTCGTCATCTCCTTTtgataagaaagaagggaggCATGAAGTTGCACCCACTGCCATCACAG TGAATAAGAATGTCTTAGATGATTATGCGAGTCATGAAATGCCGAGACTCAATTCTGTTGAGGCAGAAGTTGACCCAAAAAGGACGCAGGAGAGACATAAAG CAGAAGCAGTAAATTTGGAGGGCAATGGATCTGTTGAAGTCTGGAAATCAGGATGTGAAATTCGTGATGATACCAACATTAAGCTCCATTTCTCGAACAACAAATTATTCTGGAATAAGAACCTCACCCAGAATAGTGAAGCCGAGCACCGACCTTCTGCAGAAGAAAATCACAAGGAGTCAATGAATGCCTCTGGGACATGTAAGATAGTCGGAACTGTTGACAGGGCAGGTGATGCTACCAAGGGCCAGACCAACATTAATCATCCTCTGCATGACTGTGATTATGCATCATCTGAAAATCTTGATAAGTCAAGTAGTTTGAATCGTAAGAATGGTAGGAAGGTGCGTATGCGTCTGCTGAGTGAGTTGGGTGATGCAAAGCCTGATTGCTTCAGGACAGAAGATTCTCCATCCAACAGAATTAGTAATACATCTGGGGCAGGAACTGTTTCCCAAGGTCAGGTGTCTGTCCAAGAAAGTGCTAGAGTGGATCTTGGTGAGAATAACAAAAGGAAATTGCCTGAGGAAGAGGAACAGAGAAGCCAAGGGACGAGCcttccaaaaagtttgaatagaAAAGTTAGGACTTCCAAGAGAGATGAAGAAACCACCAGACGCGTTGAGGACTCTGAATTAGAAGAAGATGCAGTTGCCAGAATATCTTTGCAGGCAGATATGAGGAGCAACTGGAATAGATCTGAAATTGAACGAATCCTGGCTGTTGGTaagaagaaaattatgaaatccAATGATATTGGTGTATGTTCATCCTTAGTCCCACCCAAAGATGTTGTGCCAATAGAAGCGCTAGACAAAGTTGGAAGTTCAAGTAAAGGTAATGCTACTACAATTGCTTTTTCTATTCCTGCGTATGATGCATCCACAGTTAGAGAGAAAGATCAAATTGCTTTGCCTGCCCCAAAAGCAGGTAGAAAGTCTGGTTCCTGTAAGCGGAAAGACAAGATGCCAGAAGTTGATAATGGACTGGCTTCTCTATTTCCTTGGCCCACGAAAGGCCCAAATACAAGGAAAGATGCAGAATTCATGCAAACTGGGCATCCATTTCATCGGGCAGAGGACTCACCCGCTGAAAAAGGGTTGGATCTTTCTCTTAACAGCTATTTGTCTGCTCAAAGAGATGACAGGAAATCTATTCCTCAATCTGAAGATGGATTTCCTTCCTGGTCAACTCGGAAAGATGGCACCGGCAAACTAGATGAGTTTATTAGGAAAAATGCGGAAGCCAACGCAAATCTGAACAGACTTCCTAAACCTGTTTCAAAtgcattttctgggaaaataggACATGATGATCGCAGTAGTAATTTTTTCACCTACAGCATGCCTATCCCGAATGAGAAGCAAAACTATCGCTCCCAGGTTGAAGGGAGTTTGTTGCAGCAAATG GATATTTCTCATGCAAGAAACAAGGACAAAATCATTGAGGTTCCGAAAAATTCAGCTGTGACTGTTAGTAGGAAAGATAGCAACCATAGAGCTGAAAAGACGTCTCATAAGGGAGCTGCAGATGACATACCGATGGAAATTGTTGAATTCATGGCAAAAAATCATTATGAGAGAAATCAGAAAGCTTTGGAAGCAGGCATTAATTCAAGGAATGTTCAGGTGCATAGTTATGGCTTTGGAAACTTAAGAATATTAGAGGAAACTGGTGAGAAACGAAAACCTCAGGCAAGAAAGGCAAAAGATGGTGCAACAGCAAGAAAAAATGTGGGACCTTCCAAACAAAAGTTAGTTGACTTTTCTACTTATATCCCCGAAAAAGACACATTTCGTCTTGATCAAATGCATTGCCCTACAGGGTTTAATGCATTCAGTCAGCCTAAAAAgaagatgagtactcgagagcaatttCCTGCTGCTGGTTACAGCAGCTGTAGTTGTGCTCAAAATTGCAAATGGAATGGAGATATGATGAGCCATGGGTTGTCAAATTCTAGCTTGCGTCCGTCTGTTCCACAATCAAAGGAAGAAGCAGCTCGCTTATGGTCACCTGCAATGCCAGCTCAAACTCCCTTAACGCATTACAATCCTCAAAAGTGTGCAGCTCAGCCGTCTAATGTCGATATGCTTTCACACCCTCCAGGCTCGCTGCATAAGGGGAATTTCCATGGTGATTATGGCctgaaattatttaatttaaatgctACCAACCTGGAAAAGCATAGTGAAGGTGTTGGTTCTGAACCTTTCAGCAGAACAAATGCAGAGTACTCATTCACTGGCAAACGTAATGGGACTGAGCCTCCTAAGAGTTCAGCGGGTTCTTTTGATCTATATTCCAATGAAACCATACCAGCAATGCATTTGCTCAGCCTCATGGATGCAGGTATGCAGTCAAGTCCGCCCTTCAGCATTGCTGGAAACCCGAAATTTTCCAAGAGGCCCATTGATTTTTACTCCAAGGAGTATTCTGTGGTGGATGCTGGTGGTTATAAGGTTACTGATACCATGAAGCACCAATCATCCAGTTGTTGCGgcaaaaatcacatttttgaGAGGTCTCTTGACCTTTTTCCTATGAATCCTGGTGGTACATCTACCTCTTCTTATCCTAAAGGATTCAAAAGGGCTGCCGTAGAAAATAGAGGCTCCAGATCCCAGAATTCTGCATTTAAAGGTGGTGTTTTGGGCAAAAATCACGGAACTATCCCTGTTATGCACAAAGGACTCTCTACGCTGGCTGATTCTACGATGTTTCCCCAGGACCACCACAACACTGAATATCCAATGCTGCAGAAATTGGATACTCATAAAGCTAATGGGGCCATGAGGCCTCCAAGGAGCAGTCCCAATTCTTTAATCTGCACTATAAACAAAAACCCAGCTGAGTTTAGCTTGCCAGAAGATGGCAATGAGTACATGATTAGCGGGAAAGACTTAAAAGTTGGGAAGCAGAGGCACGGCCTCGTGCAAGTAGATCAGAACAAGCAGCTGAAGAAGAGGAAACAGACTACAGGAAAAGGACGCGCACAACAATGA